In the genome of Ctenopharyngodon idella isolate HZGC_01 chromosome 16, HZGC01, whole genome shotgun sequence, the window CTCTCCATCAGAGCCGCAGGTGAAGCGCGTCCGGACGGGGCTGGTGGCGTACGCCGGAGATTCCTCTGATGAAGAAGATGATCACGGACCCTCTAAAGCAGGCTGGACGCTCGGGACGTACCACTGCCCGCCGTCGCCTCCCCACCGGAACAAAACACAAacgcaacagcagcagcagcccaTGCCCTTCTGGATGGCaccgtaaacacacacactcacacacacacaggtagcGTCGTGATTCATGACTCCGCAGGAATGGCCTCATCCACTCCTAAAGACTCTCCGTGGGGATTATGGGTCAAATACGGAATGAGGAGCCGCAGAAATCAGCATGTGACTGATGGCAGCTCATGTGACGCTGGAGGATCGCGTGTCGCGCATCACTTTTAAAAGCGGCTGTTTTAGTTTCTCTTCATCACTCTGATTTGTAATGTTACTGTGATTCTCTtgacaaataaacacatttattcaCAGACAGTTCGTTTCCTGTTTAATCTTCTATAGCTGTAAAGCTGCAATAATTCTGTTTCTAAGAGAATATCAGAGTTCAGTGATAACGGCACAGAGGAACGATATCACTgtaatcactttcagaacgatttttttccagctgattaatgctaaaaacattaacagccaatcagaatccatcctgctttaagaGCTCGAATATTTAAAGcaacagacgacaaaactgcagcgcttatgataaacagaacgatatcaGCCGCTGGTGTGGATGTgaatatatttatcattattgttcttGTTATAGTTAATTATAATAACTCTAACAGTAATGATAACAACTACAATATAACGGTTATAGATTgtagttatttttatagttatagttaattatcattataattgtcagttattatcattatagttataatTTTTATAGTTATTGATATCACTATTGTTAGTTATTGTCATTGTTATCATTACTGTTATTGTAAACAATAGTTATAATTATTGTCATAGTTACTGTTCATTATcattttagttattattatcgttattatagttattagtTGTTATACCTactgttatagttattgttagttATTGTTATCGTGTTATTATTATCTGTTAGtttgttattgttataattatcaTTAGTTATCATTATACTCGCATTATAGTTCATATTATAGTTCTTACCGTTAAatatattatagttattattacttATCATTATACTCATTGTTATAGTTGTTAGTATCGTTACACTCATcgttatcattattattgttatatgcATCATTGTTATTGTTTGTATCGTTATacttgttattgttattgttagtaTCGTTATACTCATCATTGTTATCGTTATTGTTAATATCGTTATACTCTTCGTTATGGTTAGTATCGTTATACGCATCATCGCTATTGCTAGTATCGTTATACTCATCGTTGTTAGTTATCATTATTGTTAGTATCGTTATACTCATCGTtagtattgttattgttatttttactaTCGTTATACTCATCGTTATTAGTTATCGTTATTAGTATCGTTATACGCATCATCGTTATTGttagttattgttattgttagcATCATTATACTCTTCGTTATTGTTAGTATCGTTATACGCATCGTTATTGTTATCGTTATTgttagttattattatagttattgttgtCAGTTttcgttattgttatagttatcgttagtATCGTTATACTAATAATTATCGTTATTATTGTTAGTTATCGTTATTGTTAGCATCATTATACACATCATTGTTATCGTTATTTTTAGTATCGTTATACGCATCGTTATTGTTATCGTTATTgttagttattattatagttattgttgtCAGTTttcgttattgttatagttatcgttagtATCGTTATACACatcattatcgttatagttattgttgtCAGTTttcgttattgttatagttattgttagtatcattatactaaTAATTATCGTTATTATTGTTAGTTATCGTTATTGTTAGCATCATTATACACATCATTGTTATCGTTATTTTTAGTATCGTTATACGCATCGTTATTGTTAGTATcgttatcattattgttatagttatcattgtTAGTTTTCGTTATTAGTTATCGTTGCACTCACCGTTATCATCTTTGATTCATCAAGCAGAAGTTATTAACACATTCATAGTCGACTCATGATATTTGTGAATTAATTCCTTTTATTCAAAATTAGCAGCTCAAAACTGGATATTTCTGATGATTTGTCCTTTTTAATTAAGTCACTGttcatatttttacagcatttccGTTCACAGAAGCTGGTCTCCCACAGAGGTGACGTACGGCACTGACTGAGAATCTCGCTGTGTTTTTGAACAGTTCGTGATTCAGTCGTCCGTGAGCATCATTTGTGCTTCATATCATAAATGAAGTCCGAGGGAAGCGTTTCTCGTGGGATGCGGTTGAGCTGTTCGTCATACGAGCGCAGGGTCCACAGTTTCTCCAGTTCGTACGTCTCTCTGGTGTCCGGCAGCATGAAGTGAAGCACCATGGGTCCTGCGGGACAAAAGCGGCTCCATCAGAACACAGTCAGTCACACGCGTGTCATTCTGAGCTCAAACCCGCTACAAACCGAAGTCGATGCACTTCCAGTCGTCACAGTCTCTCCCCTCCAGCCGAACGTGTCGCTCCTCGTCCTTCCGCAGAAACTTGAACTGCAAATATAAAGAGGGAAATGAGTCTTCAACCGAATCAAACTCTGAGAGATTCAACACTGAACCGAGTCACGAGATTTCATTTGCTTTTTAGTTCTGACCGGGTCTTCTGCCttggaataaaaaaacaaaaagtaattgCAATTTCCaagtttatttctcgcaatgTGGACTTTACTTCTCACAATTCccagtttataacttgcaaattctgactttatttatcGCAATTCCATGTTTAtatagcaattctgactttctcgcAAAATTTccagtttataactcgcaaattCAGGctttctcgcaattctaactttatttccCGCTATTCCGAGTTTATATATTGCAATTTGGACTTTATTTCCCATTATTCAGagtttataactctcaatttcagaatttatttctcgcaattccaagtttatcTCGCAAGTCAGACTTCATTTTTTTGCTATTCCAAGTTTAtatatcataattctgactttattttagtttagaaCCTgccattttgactttatttctcagaattttgagataaaaatcACAATgaccttttttgtgttttattcttagacagaaacaagcttccacagaCCTTGAttcaatttacatttacactttTCTTTGGAACAGTCGCTCCTGTGAAGGGCTCTGGTGTGAGTTCGAGTCATTACCGCTTTGAGCACAAACTCTGCCATGGCGTTGAGGTGTCGTGGAGACGATCCGCTCACGATGATCATGTGATCGGTGTATTTGAGCTCTGGCGGGACTCTGATGACGCAGATGTCGGTGGCGTTCTCCTGCCTCAGGAGCGACACCAGCAGAGCCACGTCAAACCCTGAACACAACGACACATCCGGCTCATCACCGCGACATCAGCAGAACAAGACAATAACTCTTACAGTAATAATCCACTGGTTCACTAACATCAATGAATACATAATATTTGTTAACTCATGTTAGTTCAAGTCAGCTCAGGTCtactaaataatatttataacagATTTTAATAACAGacctgattttaataatgtattcttagatgttgaaattaacattaactaagattaatagaTGCttcagaagtatttttcattctttgttcatgttaactaatggaatCTTATTGTGAAGTATTTTTAACCATTCAGATTTTGATAGTTACATATTCATGACAATGAAACACTTGCATTTAAGCACTTTAAATTAAGCACTTTTGCATATCATGAGAATTGTGTAAAATATCACcacaaaaacaggaaaaaaatactaaaatttgcataaaaattaaacctatttgaaaacattcagattttgaCGTTGTTACATATTCATGACAATTAGGCACTTTTAatgaatcacttttttattattgcattaATGATAATTCTAAGattaaatgtgcttaattgttatgaaaataatgtcactttatttggtgtccttttttacagtgtaattatgtaTTTAAGTACTACTGAGTAAGAATAattaacatgtacttactatagggtttggtttaggttaattgcatgtaattatgcattatgcatattattactacagtaaatgtaacaaggacactgtaaaacaaGTGTTAATAGGCTTCATTTCACCACAAAATtaacaggaaaaaataatacaatttgcataaaaattaaACGTATTTTTAAGACTATCCATATTTCAACACCGTGCCATAAGAATGAGATTGTGAGAATTAAGatgaaatgtgcttaattgtcatgaaaatgtctttaaacAGTCTATGAGATTAATGATGATTCTTTTGATAAATATGACCCAGACACGCCTAATTAATGAGAAGACTGAGTGTTAATGAGAGCCTCACCTTGTGTTGTGCTGGTTTGCGGATGTTCAGCAGGTGTTGTGATGTTTCGAGctgttattgtgagtgtgtgtgtctgtgttgttCTGTGGTTTAAAGCATGTGTGACCTTCTGCTGTAAAGGCCGATAACAGCGcgaagctgctgctctcaacaGCGTCCTGTGAGGCGCTTTAGACACCAGACAGCGCGCTGCGATCATTCTGTGTGATCCAGAGTCGAAGTGTGTGAGATTTATATGGACTTTATGCGAAGAAGCCCATCTGAGGTCCTCGCGATCCGCTGTCCCTCGGTCTCCTTCTGCGGCCGCGCGCGTGTGACGCAGCGGCGCCTCCTGCGGCCTGGATGTGCGTCATGCTTAGTTTAGTCACAACAGAGAAAGTCATCGTTTCGACTTGTCCCTCATAATTTCGAGTTTTAGCTGAGAAAttcgactttttatgtcataatttcgactttatcTGAAGAGAAATTCGagttatgtcataatttaaacttttttgtcataatttcgactttttatctgAGGAATTTGacttttatgtcattatttcGACTTATCTCAGAAATTctactttttgtcataatttcgacctttttatttcagaaattcgacttttatgtcataattttgaattttaatcTCAGAAATTCgacttttgtcataatttctactttttatctaaatttgactttttgttataattttgacttttcatctcagAAATTctacttttatgtcataatttcgaatttttatctcagaaattctactttttgtcataatttcgacctttttatttcagaaattcgacttttatgtcataattttgactttttatctcagaaattcgactttttatgtcataatttcgactttttatttGAGAAACTCgacttttgtcataatttctactttttatctaaatttgactttttgttataatttcgacttttcatCTCAGAAATTcgacttttatgtcataattttgaattttaatctcagaaatttgactttttatgtcataatttcgactttttatttGAGAAACTCgacttttgtcataatttctactttttatctaaatttgactttttgttataatttcgacttttcatCTCAGAAATTctacttttatgtcataatttcgaatttttatctcagaaattctactttttgtcataatttcgacctttttatttcagaaattttactttttatgtcataatttctactttttatttgagaaattcgacttttgtcataatttctacttttatctaaatttgactttttgtcacaatttcgactttttatctcagaaattcgacttttatgtcataatttcgacttatCTCAGAAATTCTACttattgtcataatttcgactttttatctcagaaatttgactttttgtcataattttgactttttatttgaGAAAGTCgacttttgtcataatttcgactttttatctgatgagaaatgtgactttttttcataatttcaactttttttgtcataattttgactttttatctcagaaattCGACTATTATgtcattatttcaactttttatctcagaaattcaactttttgtcataatttcgactttttatttGAGAAAGATgacttttgtcataatttcgactttttatctgATGAgaaatttgactttttgtcataatttcaacattttttgtcataattttgacttttttatctCCGAAATgcgactttttatgtcattatttcGACTTTCTGCAGATGGTTGAGAAGCGCTGCTGTAACGCAGCTGTAAAGCAGTTTACACTCCAGcagaaaacattcatttataaacagaaataaaatcatcTCACACTGAACAAAAGTGAATCATACATTCTCTCTGAAACACTGACAGTCTCCAGAAACAGCATAAATCATGCATATATTATTGAGATCAGCCGgagtgtggaatcatgggaagGATGTGCTGAGGGTGTCCAGCGGTGGGCGGAGCATCACAAGTATTTGTTGGCCAggtttgtgatgtcattttGTGAGAAGGCTTCAGTCTGCACTGAGCGCAGGTTCTGGAAGAGCTGAGAGAGCTGTGTGCGCTCGTCACGGCCCAACATCATCAACaccatctacacacacacacacacacacacagtcatgacTTCAACttactgtcataattttgagtatttaatgactttttatctcataaatgATTTGGTATGTCATCATTATGATTTTTCCCCAGCGGtggtgatgcaggcctcaccgtgagtctgtgtgtgttgtgCAGCTGCTGCAGGTGTCCGTACACCAGCTCAGGGTGTGTGTgcagcaggtgtgtgtgcagcGCTCGTATGATGAAGCTCACGGTTTGTGCGTCCAGCTGCGAGCCGATGAACCGCGGCAGACGGTCTGATGTGACGGAGCGCAGGAGTTCAGCGCAGGTCAGCAGGTCATCCTGAGAGCGAGCCGCGGTCAGAGCCTGACCAAACTCATACGCATTACAGGGCTGAGGGATGATGGACCGCCCGTCTGCTCCGTCTGCACTGCTGACCtgatcttcatcatcatcatcatcatccaccTGCACAGAGAGCTGGTCTCAGACCTgtactgtgagtgtgtgtgtgtgtgtgtgtgtgtgtgtgcacgtgctGACCTCAGTGATGTGAACGGTCCTGCGCGCTCCTGACGGATGTCTGTCCTTCATCAGGTGTGTGACCTCCATCAGTAGCTGCTCTGCCTCCGTCACACTCGTGTCCAAACGCAACACCTGCTGCAGGTCTGAACGACACGCCAGGTAATCCTACACACACGAGATGATCGGATTCAAAGTCTGCAGAAAAATTAACTTGCGttcgtcttttcttctctactgtGCTGTATTGATATACACttcgcaaacaagaacaaatgtagggcggggcttgattttgtctgtggggaattgattggatggttgtggtttgctattggaggatctcatgtgagtgacaggttgccccgccctcatcatcagagaagagatggagaagttattctgattcatgattaccaggaacatgaatttaacacaatgatgtgcaccgataaatcatttataataacacatttgttcttgttccagaagtcgTTTCACTCTGATATCCGTCACGAGCGATAGGGAAGAAATGCCGACTTTAAAACAATCCCAATATTCACGTTGCTGCTTGAATTAAGATGATTGGGTGATCACAGCGACACACTGACCTTCAGGCCCTTATTGGCCAGTGCACGTCTGTAGAAAGCTTTCTTATTGGTGGGTTGGAGCTGAAGGGCGGAGTCACAGTCCTGCCGGGCTTCATTGAAGCGCTGGAGTTTGATATAGCAGAGcgctctgaaacacacacacacacacacacacacacacacgtgtcaCCTGTCTGCATGTCGttcagccacacacacacacacacgcccaCAGTCAGTCGTACCTGTTGGTGTAAACGGCACATTCGTGTGGTTTCAGCTGAAGACATTCCGTGTATCTGTCCGCTGCCTCCTGATAGCAGCCGCTCCGGAACAACCCGCTGCCCTCGTCCTTCAGCCGCTCAAACTCTGGAACAACCAGCCGTTCTTCTACAGCTTCTGTTCGTGTTCAGTTCAGAAATATATGTTCATATTAATCAATGTGATCTGACcaacaaaaatgaacaattgtatttattaaagaCGCCATCTTATTGTGAATGGTTCATCTGcatgtttcatttttcatttttttgacctcataatgagtgtgcatgagtgtgtgtgtgtgtgtgtgtgtgtacctgctGCAGCCTGTATGTGTTTCTCGTCTCTGTTCTCAAGGAGAGTGATTTCATCGTTCTTCATGTGGGCGTGTCCAGGGGGCGGAGCTCCAGCTGAAGCGTCATCGCTGCTGATGTCTGTCAGTCTGTTGGGCCCGTCTGTCTGCATGTTGGTGCAGCTGGCCATCTTGTGTGTATTTCCCATGATTCCACTCTCCGCCTCACTAACGTCCCGCTTCTGTCTGCCTTCATCCTGAGCATCTGAACGAAACACAGCAGCTCTctgatatcccacaattcatcgcagtttctctctctttccacaGACACTCATCCTCACCGTCATCCACTTCCTGAATGAGGATCTTCCTGCCTGTGCTGCGTCTCTCCTGACACTGCTCCGTCTCGTCCGTCAGGAGCTTCTGAAGGTCAGAGGTCACGTTATGTTTATAGGGATAAAAAttatcattctgtcatcatttactctccatCATGTGactcaaacctgtatgacttccttCTGTGAAtcacaaaagatgttttttgtCCAGATAATGGAGGTGGATGCGGTCCAGCGTTCTTCATAACATCAGAAGACAGAAGGTCATACAGGTCTGAAccacatgagggcgagtaaatgatgatgtttcttcatgtacagtatgtgtctTGTGTAAAAGCGCCATCATGTGGTCAGTGTGAGGCGTGGCGTCTGTACCAGTGCTGTGCTGTTGTGCGGCTCCATCAGAAGAACGGCTCTCAGGTCATCATGTGATTCCTGCAGGTGACCCAGATGTTTGTGCACAGTGGCACGACGCAGTagagctacacacacacacacacacacacacacgttattAAAGCATACAGTAGTTACAGTCGGTATGAAATATTAAGTCAAcctgtttattttctaaatgcatgttattgatcttcttgtgaacaattcattggtgcatatttttaaaattcatgtttattctaaAGAAATTTTGACCTCATAATGTTCAGTgtgtttcactcagatgtatACGGAAGTCCATTTCAGCCAAAATCATGCTTTagtaaattataattatgacataaaagattaaaaagttgatataaaatgtctaaatgacgtctttctttgtaattttgactttttttgtcataaatgtgatttttttaaagtcagaattttaatgtacagtcagtgtacacacacacacacacacacacacacacacacacactcacacacactcacactcactctcacacactcacacacacacacacacactcacacttactctcacacactcactctgacacacacacacacacagacacacacactcacacacactcacactcactctcacacactcacacacacacacacacacacacacactcacacttactctcacacactcacacacacacactcacactcacacacactctcacacactcactcacactcactctcacacactcacacacacacacacacacacacacacacacactcacacacacacacacacactcacacacacacacacactctcaggaTCAGTGGTGTTTTCCTCACCCTTGATGTTTTCTGGCTCCAGCTGTAACACCGTCTCACAGTCGCTCAGGGCTGCGCTCCAGCGCTGTAGTTTGATGTGAGCCTGCGCGCGGTTATTGAATGCAGCGGCTGAAGACGCGAGAGACACACTCCtgtagaaacacacacacacacacacatgcatcacAGCGGCTCAGCAGCGACGCTCGCTCACTCTCACAGGCTCCTCTGCTCACCTGCTGTAATACGCCACGGCCTCCTCGTAATCTCCACTTCTGAAAGCTTCGTTGCCTTTGTCTTTCTCCCGGCGGGCGAGAACGTCTTTCTCCTGCGCTGTCAGAGCTGAAGAGAGCAGGACACACACTCACCGTTACTGCTGCTGTTCAGCTCAgatttatgctttattagtttCTGTTACTGATATCCAgataaacaaactgaaagtttATGAATAaagaatcattttaatttttaaaacaatcaaGACACTTTCTTAatcttaaatgaataataaaaatgtctaataattttacaaataaaacaaaagttcaGTTTTGCTGCAGACCGTCTGCCTCTCTGTCATGACACGCGGGCGAGTGTTTGAGTGTCACGACTGAAGCAGAAGTGACGCAGCAGCTGATGAGGACTGACCTGAGCTGCTGCTGACCGTCTGCTGGACTGAAGGCAGATCTGGACGGAGGGTGTTTGTGTGGCTCTCGTCGATCTTACTGACCTCTGCCTCCACATCAAACCTGCagccagaacacacacacagttacacacacacagat includes:
- the malsu1 gene encoding mitochondrial assembly of ribosomal large subunit protein 1, with amino-acid sequence MIAARCLVSKAPHRTLLRAAASRCYRPLQQKVTHALNHRTTQTHTLTITARNITTPAEHPQTSTTQGFDVALLVSLLRQENATDICVIRVPPELKYTDHMIIVSGSSPRHLNAMAEFVLKAFKFLRKDEERHVRLEGRDCDDWKCIDFGPMVLHFMLPDTRETYELEKLWTLRSYDEQLNRIPRETLPSDFIYDMKHK
- the spag1b gene encoding sperm-associated antigen 1, with amino-acid sequence MSAEAAPDSSCRSVPVEHLDYSFIQSCSDLKHLEQILRVLRSGQEGFYPHLIEFCERHIEKLDPKSRVLRKENRAATAACFSTEEWRNISEDLQMWERNIRADEAEMKRSAIFSDVENVPPVRSSNGLVQRSSSATVKTVRESCGPRSYRDWDRFDVEAEVSKIDESHTNTLRPDLPSVQQTVSSSSALTAQEKDVLARREKDKGNEAFRSGDYEEAVAYYSRSVSLASSAAAFNNRAQAHIKLQRWSAALSDCETVLQLEPENIKALLRRATVHKHLGHLQESHDDLRAVLLMEPHNSTALKLLTDETEQCQERRSTGRKILIQEVDDDAQDEGRQKRDVSEAESGIMGNTHKMASCTNMQTDGPNRLTDISSDDASAGAPPPGHAHMKNDEITLLENRDEKHIQAAAEAVEERLVVPEFERLKDEGSGLFRSGCYQEAADRYTECLQLKPHECAVYTNRALCYIKLQRFNEARQDCDSALQLQPTNKKAFYRRALANKGLKDYLACRSDLQQVLRLDTSVTEAEQLLMEVTHLMKDRHPSGARRTVHITEVDDDDDDEDQVSSADGADGRSIIPQPCNAYEFGQALTAARSQDDLLTCAELLRSVTSDRLPRFIGSQLDAQTVSFIIRALHTHLLHTHPELVYGHLQQLHNTHRLTMVLMMLGRDERTQLSQLFQNLRSVQTEAFSQNDITNLANKYL